A genomic region of Anas acuta chromosome 1, bAnaAcu1.1, whole genome shotgun sequence contains the following coding sequences:
- the A4GALT gene encoding lactosylceramide 4-alpha-galactosyltransferase: MCLVVEQALMGTRMLRMPNCLLKLTRLVLSHKLRALFILTFKFMSFVSILLYWRITEDAKVRDQVYSLPTEIHCAHSVPSPARPVADGPPPPPGDVFFVETSERINPNDLFTCSVESAARTHPGTRVVVLMKGLAKRNASLPNHWGFSLLSCFPNVEIRPLDLPELFSGTPLAKWYSQAQQRWEPYFFPILSDACRIAIMWKFGGIYLDTDFIVLKNLKNLTNVLGTQSKYVLNGAFLSFKPRHKFIELCMQDFVENYNSWIWGHQGPQLLTRVFKKWCSIRSLRSSKSCKGVSALPREAFYPIRWQDWKKYFEVVSSSELQELLKNTYAVHVWNKKSQGTRLKITSQALLAQLHSHFCPATYDILKMDSERQ, from the coding sequence ATGTGTCTTGTGGTAGAACAAGCTCTGATGGGAACAAGAATGCTCAGGATGCCCAACTGCCTGCTAAAACTGACCCGGTTGGTGCTGAGCCACAAGCTGAGGGCCCTCTTCATCCTCACCTTTAAGTTCATGTCCTTTGTCTCCATCCTGTTGTACTGGAGAATCACGGAGGATGCTAAGGTCAGGGACCAAGTCTACAGCTTGCCTACTGAAATCCACTGTGCTCACTCTGTGCCATCTCCCGCCCGTCCCGTTGCTGATgggcctcctcctccacctggGGATGTGTTTTTTGTGGAGACCTCTGAGCGAATCAACCCAAATGACCTGTTCACATGCTCTGTGGAGTCAGCTGCACGGACACACCCTGGGACAAGGGTTGTGGTGCTCATGAAAGGCTTGGCCAAAAGAAATGCCTCGTTACCCAACCACTGGGGCTTCTCATTGCTGAGCTGCTTCCCCAATGTGGAAATCCGGCCCTTGGATTTGCCAGAGCTTTTCTCTGGGACACCTCTGGCAAAGTGGTACTCGCAGGCTCAGCAGCGCTGGGAGCCTTATTTCTTCCCCATCCTGTCTGATGCCTGCAGAATTGCCATCATGTGGAAATTTGGTGGCATCTACCTGGACACAGACTTCATTGTGCTTAAGAACTTAAAGAACCTCACCAATGTGCTTGGTACCCAGTCCAAGTATGTACTGAACGGGGCCTTTCTATCCTTTAAGCCCAGACACAAGTTCATAGAGCTTTGCATGCAGGACTTTGTGGAGAACTACAACAGCTGGATCTGGGGGCATCAAGGCCCACAGCTCCTAACGCGTGTCTTCAAGAAGTGGTGCTCCATCAGGAGTCTTCGGAGCAGTAAGAGCTGCAAAGGGGTAAGTGCTCTTCCCCGGGAGGCTTTTTATCCCATTCGGTGGCAGGACTGGAAGAAATACTTTGAAGTGGTGAGCTCCTCAGAGCTTCAGGAACTCCTAAAGAACACCTATGCAGTGCATGTATGGAACAAGAAGAGCCAAGGGACAAGGCTAAAGATCACATCACAGGCGTTGCTGGCTCAACTGCATTCTCACTTCTGCCCTGCCACGTATGATATCTTGAAGATGGATTCTGAACGGCAGTGA